One window of Amaranthus tricolor cultivar Red isolate AtriRed21 chromosome 13, ASM2621246v1, whole genome shotgun sequence genomic DNA carries:
- the LOC130798640 gene encoding zinc finger protein ZAT9-like, whose amino-acid sequence MELQALKHVCKFCKKRFPCGRSLGGHIRSHLPKPGYGLRENPKKTWRATDHGEVLLNSSFSSSSNESDNPNLSKVGPIQGKRSKFVRNNSHSSVSEIVEEEQQEEVVAMCLIMLSQDVGSWGDHISSSFVKKKKNRKQKVQGNDDSVSGYLQNELKLKGIEVSAIGFGSNHKNNTGKILKSEFSASGYVGNGAKNKESDVLRNGFVLNDEKKKYTESKRKIGQISASGYVKKGSKMEENEVSEDGDFSNDQKYIDHDEIFHKRSKFECTTCNKIFHSYQALGGHRASHKKLVGGLICSSNDQKQLKLHQEREQENVLEMKIGSSSSILSKKNVQKHECPICFRVFPSGQALGGHKRSHLLVASNQSLGRVQNTSTGSAEHKIGEVVERLSITSDTKDLLDLNFPPVPAQDETISTTNVTTTSNSTSIGGFIKPYWCVESSHKHEPCLGLISN is encoded by the coding sequence ATGGAATTACAAGCTTTGAAACATGTTTGTAAGTTTTGCAAGAAAAGATTTCCTTGTGGAAGATCATTAGGAGGTCATATAAGGTCTCATTTACCTAAACCAGGGTATGGACTTAGAGAAAATCCAAAGAAAACATGGAGAGCAACTGATCATGGTGAAGTACTTTTgaattcttctttttcttcatcatctaATGAAAGTGATAACCCAAATTTGAGTAAGGTGGGCCCAATTCAAGGGAAAAGATCTAAGTTTGTTAGAAATAATTCTCATTCCTCTGTTTCTGAGATTGTTGAGGAAGAACAACAAGAAGAAGTTGTTGCAATGTGTTTGATTATGCTTTCCCAAGATGTTGGATCTTGGGGTGATCATATTTCTTCATCTTTTGTTAAGAAAAAGAAGAATAGGAAACAGAAAGTGCAGGGTAATGATGATTCTGTTTCTGGTTACTTGCAAAATGAGTTGAAATTGAAGGGAATTGAAGTTTCTGCAATTGGGTTTGGATCAAATCATAAGAATAATACTGGAAAAATCTTGAAATCAGAATTTTCAGCTTCTGGGTATGTCGGAAATGGTGCAAAAAACAAGGAATCTGATGTTTTAAGAAATGGGTTTGTCTTAAATGATGAAAAAAAGAAGTATACTGAGAGTAAGAGAAAGATTGGACAGATTTCAGCTTCTGGGTATGTCAAAAAAGGGTCTAAAATGGAGGAAAATGAAGTTTCAGAAGATGGGgatttttcaaatgatcaaAAATATATTGATCATGATGAAATTTTTCATAAAAGGAGCAAATTTGAGTGTACTACTTGTAACAAAATATTTCACTCTTATCAAGCCTTAGGTGGGCATAGAGCTAGTCACAAGAAGCTTGTTGGTGGTCTTATATGTTCATCTAATGATCAAAAACAACTCAAGTTACACCAAGAACGAGAACAAGAAAATGTTCTTGAAATGAAGattggatcatcatcatcaatattatCCAAGAAAAATGTGCAAAAACATGAGTGTCCGATTTGTTTTAGAGTTTTTCCATCAGGGCAAGCACTTGGAGGGCACAAAAGGTCTCATTTACTAGTAGCATCCAATCAAAGTCTGGGACGAGTCCAGAATACTAGTACAGGGTCGGCCGAACATAAAATTGGTGAAGTAGTTGAAAGATTATCAATTACTAGTGACACAAAAGACTTGCTTGATCTAAATTTTCCTCCTGTACCTGCCCAAGATGAGACCATTTCAACTACTAATGTTACTACTACAAGTAATAGTACTTCTATTGGTGGGTTTATCAAGCCTTATTGGTGTGTTGAAAGCTCTCATAAGCATGAACCATGTTTGGGATTGATCTCCAATTGA
- the LOC130797615 gene encoding plant intracellular Ras-group-related LRR protein 7, translating to MGCVSSQPADSKANRVARWRSTGIVALRDSKLKTFPDEVLDLDRVVRTVDLTHNKIVDVPVEINKLINMQRLILADNLIERLPMNLGKLQSLKVMTLDGNKLSGLPDELGQLVRLEQLSVSRNVLTYLPETLGSLRNLKLLNASNNQLKYLPESIGSCFSLEELQANDNSIDELPLSVCNLIHLKSLSLNNNKVKQMPATILKDCKTLQSISLHNNPINMDQFQQMEGFQEFEARRRKKFDKQIDSNVMMNTKGLEQGVDS from the exons ATGGGGTGTGTTTCGAGTCAACCAGCTGATTCTAAAGCCAATAGAGTTGCTCGTTGGCGTTCCACTGGGATTGTTGCTCTAAGAGATTCCAAATTAAAG ACATTTCCTGATGAAGTTCTTGACCTTGACAGAGTTGTACGCACAGTGGATTTAACACATAACAAAATAG TTGATGTTCCTGTAGAGATTAACAAATTAATCAACATGCAGCGTTTG ATTTTAGCAGACAATCTTATTGAACGCCTTCCAATGAACCTGGGGAAGCTTCAATCATTGAAAGTAATGACACTTGATGGAAACAAGCTTTCTGGGTTGCCTGATGAAT TGGGTCAACTGGTACGACTTGAGCAATTGTCTGTGTCTCGGAACGTGTTGACATACTTACCAGAGACTCTAGGGAGTCTTAGGAAT TTGAAGCTCTTGAATGCATCTAACAATCAATTAAAGTATCTTCCTGAATCAATCGGAAGTTGCTTTTCACTTGAGGAGCTTCAAGCAAACG ATAATTCCATTGATGAACTTCCTCTTTCTGTTTGTAATCTCATTCATCTGAAGTCACTCTCTTTGAATAACAACAAAGTAAAACAG ATGCCTGCAACTATACTCAAAGACTGCAAGACTCTGCAGAGTATTTCTTTGCACAACAATCCCATAAATATGGATCAATTTCAACAG ATGGAAGGCTTTCAAGAGTTTGAGGCACGTCGGAGAAAGAAATTTGACAAACAGATCGATTCAAATGTGATGATGAATACTAAGGGTCTTGAACAGGGTGTTGATTCGTAA